A single window of Coffea eugenioides isolate CCC68of chromosome 7, Ceug_1.0, whole genome shotgun sequence DNA harbors:
- the LOC113778004 gene encoding extradiol ring-cleavage dioxygenase-like isoform X1 — protein MGAIKQTFFISHGSPTLSIDESLAARRFLQGFRETVFSQRPKGILVISAHWDTSEPSVNVIHGCHNTIHDFYGFPRPMYELKYPAPGAPELAKKVKELLKGSGFNYVYEDKKRGLDHGAWVPLMLMYPEADIPVCQLSVQSSQNGTYHYQMGRALASLKNEGYLIVGSGSATHNLRSLHESSSIDSWALQFDTWLKDALLSGRYDDIMHYEEKAPHAKTAHPWPEHFYPLHVAMGAAGEKSKAELIHHSWSLNSLSYASYKFDATD, from the exons ATGGGAGCTATAAAACAGACATTTTTCATATCACATGGATCACCCACCCTTTCCATAGATGAGTCGTTGGCTGCCAGACGCTTCTTGCAGGGTTTTAGAGAAACTGTCTTTAGCCAGAGACCAAAAGGCATTCTAGTGATATCTGCCCATTGGGATACTTCGGAACCCTCTGTGAATGTCATCCATGGCTGTCACAACACTATCCATGATTTCTATGGCTTCCCCAGGCCTATGTACGAG CTGAAGTATCCTGCTCCTGGAGCTCCAGAATTGGCAAAGAAAGTGAAGGAACTGCTCAAAGGTTCTGGTTTTAATTATGTATATGAGGATAAGAAGCGTGGTTTGGATCATGGAGCATGGGTTCCCCTCATGCTTATGTACCCAGAGGCTGATATACCCGTCTGCCAGCTATCCGTCCAGTCAAGCCAGAACGGGACTTACCATTACCAAATGGGAAGAGCATTGGCGTCTCTGAAGAATGAGGGCTACCTCATAGTCGGTTCTGGATCTGCCACGCACAACTTAAGGTCTCTCCACGAATCCAGTTCTATTGATTCTTGGGCTTTACAATTTGACACATGGCTCAAAGATGCCCTTCTCAGCGGAAG GTATGATGATATTATGCACTATGAAGAGAAGGCACCACATGCAAAAACTGCTCACCCTTGGCCTGAACACTTTTATCCGTTACATGTTGCAATGGGGGCTGCAGGTGAAAAATCAAAAGCGGAACTTATCCATCATAGCTGGAGTCTTAACTCTCTTTCGTACGCTTCATACAAGTTTGATGCAACCGATTAA
- the LOC113778004 gene encoding extradiol ring-cleavage dioxygenase-like isoform X2, with amino-acid sequence MGAIKQTFFISHGSPTLSIDESLAARRFLQGFRETVFSQRPKGILVISAHWDTSEPSVNVIHGCHNTIHDFYGFPRPMYELKYPAPGAPELAKKVKELLKGSGFNYVYEDKKRGLDHGAWVPLMLMYPEADIPVCQLSVQSSQNGTYHYQMGRALASLKNEGYLIVGSGSATHNLRYDDIMHYEEKAPHAKTAHPWPEHFYPLHVAMGAAGEKSKAELIHHSWSLNSLSYASYKFDATD; translated from the exons ATGGGAGCTATAAAACAGACATTTTTCATATCACATGGATCACCCACCCTTTCCATAGATGAGTCGTTGGCTGCCAGACGCTTCTTGCAGGGTTTTAGAGAAACTGTCTTTAGCCAGAGACCAAAAGGCATTCTAGTGATATCTGCCCATTGGGATACTTCGGAACCCTCTGTGAATGTCATCCATGGCTGTCACAACACTATCCATGATTTCTATGGCTTCCCCAGGCCTATGTACGAG CTGAAGTATCCTGCTCCTGGAGCTCCAGAATTGGCAAAGAAAGTGAAGGAACTGCTCAAAGGTTCTGGTTTTAATTATGTATATGAGGATAAGAAGCGTGGTTTGGATCATGGAGCATGGGTTCCCCTCATGCTTATGTACCCAGAGGCTGATATACCCGTCTGCCAGCTATCCGTCCAGTCAAGCCAGAACGGGACTTACCATTACCAAATGGGAAGAGCATTGGCGTCTCTGAAGAATGAGGGCTACCTCATAGTCGGTTCTGGATCTGCCACGCACAACTTAAG GTATGATGATATTATGCACTATGAAGAGAAGGCACCACATGCAAAAACTGCTCACCCTTGGCCTGAACACTTTTATCCGTTACATGTTGCAATGGGGGCTGCAGGTGAAAAATCAAAAGCGGAACTTATCCATCATAGCTGGAGTCTTAACTCTCTTTCGTACGCTTCATACAAGTTTGATGCAACCGATTAA